One region of Flavobacterium sp. GSB-24 genomic DNA includes:
- a CDS encoding DUF3826 domain-containing protein, giving the protein MALNKINAGLLSLVFAFSTLNAQQHLDPEYVKVTNERATKIVTKLDLKNEAKEKSVSNIIAQQFRDLTEIQDGRDAEIKKVKEDTSLAKEKQNEKIDKLKVKADESIAKLHKSYLKKLGKELSEDKITEVKDGMTYGVLPITVAGYNDMLPNLTAEQKDYIYKALVEAREHAMDGGSSKEKHGWFGKYKGRINNYLSKQGYDLNKESADWHKRIEEREKSKTKDSTAKE; this is encoded by the coding sequence ATGGCACTAAATAAAATAAATGCTGGTTTATTATCGCTTGTTTTTGCCTTTTCAACTTTAAATGCACAGCAGCATTTAGATCCTGAATATGTAAAGGTTACTAACGAAAGAGCTACAAAAATCGTTACCAAATTAGATTTAAAAAACGAAGCGAAAGAAAAATCGGTTTCAAATATTATTGCACAACAATTCAGAGATTTAACTGAAATTCAGGATGGAAGAGATGCTGAAATCAAAAAAGTAAAAGAAGATACAAGCTTAGCCAAAGAAAAACAAAACGAAAAGATTGATAAACTGAAAGTAAAAGCAGATGAATCAATTGCAAAATTGCATAAATCTTACCTTAAAAAATTAGGTAAAGAATTATCAGAAGACAAAATAACTGAAGTTAAAGACGGAATGACATATGGCGTTCTTCCTATAACAGTTGCAGGTTATAACGATATGCTTCCAAATTTAACGGCAGAACAAAAAGACTATATCTACAAAGCTTTAGTTGAAGCCAGAGAACATGCAATGGACGGTGGATCATCTAAAGAAAAACACGGTTGGTTTGGTAAATATAAAGGAAGAATCAACAACTATTTATCAAAACAAGGTTACGATTTAAACAAAGAAAGTGCTGACTGGCACAAACGTATCGAAGAAAGAGAGAAGAGTAAAACAAAAGATTCTACTGCAAAAGAATAA